From Streptosporangium album, the proteins below share one genomic window:
- the otsB gene encoding trehalose-phosphatase — translation MNTPDGLRAILEDPAGAVIGLDFDGTLSPIVPDPASARIHPDGPAVLARLGGLVGAIAVITGRPAATAVEYGSLAGVPGLVVLGHYGLERWEAGTLTAPPVHPGLARVRAELSRLVSTVDGASVEDKERAVAVHTRRAADPQATLEALREPVAKLAAEAGLTVEPGKFVLELRPSGMDKGVALSAFLRERAARSVLFAGDDLGDLAAFAAVRASGLPGVTVFSGSAEISVEADIVVDGPAGVMELLGSIADAIERQTAGG, via the coding sequence ATGAACACTCCCGACGGACTGCGAGCGATCCTGGAGGATCCCGCGGGGGCGGTGATCGGGCTCGACTTCGACGGCACGCTCTCCCCGATCGTGCCCGACCCCGCGTCGGCCAGGATCCACCCCGACGGTCCCGCCGTGCTGGCCAGGCTCGGCGGGCTGGTCGGCGCCATCGCGGTGATCACCGGACGCCCGGCCGCCACCGCCGTCGAGTACGGCTCGCTGGCCGGCGTCCCGGGTCTGGTCGTGCTCGGCCACTACGGGCTCGAACGCTGGGAGGCGGGCACGCTCACCGCGCCGCCCGTCCACCCGGGCCTGGCGAGGGTCCGGGCCGAGCTGTCCCGGCTGGTCTCCACGGTCGACGGGGCCAGTGTCGAGGACAAGGAGCGGGCGGTGGCCGTGCACACCCGGCGGGCCGCCGACCCGCAGGCCACGCTGGAGGCACTGCGCGAGCCGGTCGCCAAGCTGGCCGCCGAGGCCGGCCTGACGGTCGAGCCGGGCAAGTTCGTGCTGGAGCTGAGGCCTTCGGGGATGGACAAGGGAGTGGCGCTCAGTGCCTTCCTGCGCGAACGGGCGGCGCGGTCGGTGCTGTTCGCCGGGGACGACCTGGGGGACCTGGCGGCCTTCGCGGCCGTCCGGGCGTCCGGGCTGCCCGGCGTGACGGTGTTCAGCGGGTCGGCCGAGATCTCCGTGGAGGCCGACATCGTCGTGGACGGGCCCGCCGGGGTGATGGAGCTGCTCGGCTCGATCGCCGACGCCATCGAACGCCAGACCGCCGGGGGCTGA
- a CDS encoding DUF3263 domain-containing protein — protein MDAAPTPGDGDGAGQGPPARALTDRERELLAFERRWWRHAGAKEQAVREAFDISATRYYQLLGELIDRPEALAHDPMLVKRLLRLRETRRRARAARRKGSRP, from the coding sequence ATGGACGCTGCGCCGACCCCCGGTGACGGTGACGGTGCCGGCCAGGGACCACCCGCGCGGGCTCTGACGGACAGGGAGCGGGAGCTCCTCGCCTTCGAGCGCCGCTGGTGGCGCCATGCGGGAGCCAAGGAACAGGCCGTCCGCGAGGCCTTCGACATCTCGGCCACCCGTTACTACCAGCTGCTCGGCGAGCTCATCGACAGACCCGAGGCGCTCGCCCACGATCCGATGCTGGTCAAGCGCCTGCTACGGCTCCGTGAGACCCGCCGCCGCGCCCGCGCCGCCCGCCGGAAGGGCTCGCGTCCCTGA
- a CDS encoding SAM hydrolase/SAM-dependent halogenase family protein translates to MTSAITLLTDYGLEDGYVAACHGVIVSISPESRIIDVCHLVPSGDVRRAAAILTQTIPYLPPGVHIAVVDPGGGSRRAVAIDAGKHVFLGPDNGVLSWAAHACGAKTAYELTNEELFRRPVSPTFHGRDIFAPVAAHLTVGHGLTELGPEIPMERLVSLPTPTSLVREGMVEGEVLSVDRHGNTQLSVGAADLATLGVRPGATLVVWLGRRQISVPFRETFAAVPPGDMVAFADSAGLIALAVNSGDAAQRLGLPPGAHVRLSLAP, encoded by the coding sequence GTGACCTCTGCCATCACCCTTCTCACTGACTACGGCCTGGAGGACGGCTACGTCGCCGCCTGCCACGGTGTGATCGTCTCGATCTCGCCGGAGTCGCGGATCATCGACGTGTGCCATCTGGTCCCGTCCGGGGACGTACGGCGCGCCGCCGCGATCCTGACGCAGACGATCCCCTACTTGCCTCCCGGCGTGCACATCGCCGTGGTGGACCCCGGGGGCGGCTCACGCCGGGCGGTGGCGATCGACGCGGGCAAGCACGTGTTCCTCGGCCCGGACAACGGCGTGCTGTCGTGGGCGGCCCATGCCTGCGGCGCGAAGACGGCCTACGAGCTGACCAACGAGGAGCTCTTCAGGAGACCGGTGTCGCCCACCTTCCACGGACGCGACATCTTCGCGCCGGTGGCGGCGCATCTGACGGTCGGGCACGGCCTGACGGAGCTGGGACCGGAGATCCCGATGGAGCGGCTGGTCTCGCTCCCCACGCCGACCTCGCTGGTGCGCGAGGGCATGGTGGAGGGCGAGGTGCTGTCGGTGGACCGTCACGGCAACACCCAGCTCTCGGTCGGTGCGGCCGACCTGGCCACGCTCGGGGTGCGGCCGGGCGCCACCCTGGTGGTCTGGCTGGGCAGGAGACAGATCTCGGTGCCCTTCAGGGAGACGTTCGCCGCGGTGCCTCCGGGCGACATGGTCGCCTTCGCCGACTCGGCGGGGCTGATCGCGCTGGCGGTCAACTCCGGTGACGCCGCCCAGCGCCTGGGACTCCCTCCGGGAGCCCATGTGCGGCTGTCCCTCGCCCCCTGA
- a CDS encoding ABC transporter ATP-binding protein, whose product MAATGEPILEVRDLVKHFPLSQGIVMKKQVGAIKAVDGVSFDLRRGETLGIVGESGCGKSTLAKVLMALERPTSGSVKINGREIAQARGAELKRVRRNIQMVMQDPYTSLNPRMTVGDIIGEPYEIHSEVAPKGDRRRKVQELLEVVGLNPDHINRYPHQFSGGQRQRIGIARGLALQPEIIVCDEPVSALDVSIQAQVINLLERLQDEFGLAYIFIAHDLSVVRHISDRVGVMYLGKMVELGKDTEIYDRPAHPYTQALLSAVPVPDPDGRERRERIILQGDPPSPANPPSGCRFRTRCWKAQDICAEQEPLLEIRPGTAHASACHFAETHDVVHV is encoded by the coding sequence ATGGCAGCCACGGGTGAGCCGATCCTTGAGGTCCGCGACCTGGTCAAGCACTTCCCGCTGAGCCAGGGCATCGTCATGAAGAAGCAGGTCGGCGCGATCAAGGCCGTGGACGGGGTCTCCTTCGACCTGCGGCGCGGTGAGACGCTCGGCATCGTGGGCGAGTCCGGCTGTGGCAAGTCCACGCTGGCCAAGGTCCTGATGGCACTGGAGCGGCCGACCTCCGGCTCGGTGAAGATCAACGGCCGGGAGATCGCCCAGGCCAGGGGGGCCGAGCTCAAGCGGGTCCGCCGCAACATCCAGATGGTCATGCAGGACCCGTACACCTCGCTGAACCCCCGGATGACCGTGGGTGACATCATCGGCGAGCCGTACGAGATCCACAGCGAGGTCGCCCCCAAGGGGGACCGCCGCCGCAAGGTGCAGGAACTGCTGGAGGTCGTGGGCCTCAACCCCGACCACATCAACCGCTACCCGCACCAGTTCTCCGGCGGTCAGCGCCAGCGCATCGGCATCGCCCGAGGTCTGGCGCTCCAGCCCGAGATCATCGTCTGCGACGAGCCGGTGTCCGCGCTCGACGTGTCGATCCAGGCCCAGGTCATCAACCTGCTGGAGCGGCTGCAGGACGAGTTCGGCCTCGCCTACATCTTCATCGCCCACGACCTGTCGGTGGTCCGCCACATCTCCGACCGGGTCGGGGTGATGTATCTGGGCAAGATGGTCGAGCTCGGCAAGGACACCGAGATCTACGACCGCCCGGCCCACCCCTACACCCAGGCGCTGCTGTCGGCGGTGCCGGTGCCCGACCCGGACGGCCGGGAGCGGCGTGAGCGGATCATCCTCCAGGGTGACCCGCCGTCGCCGGCCAACCCGCCGTCGGGGTGCCGGTTCCGCACCAGGTGCTGGAAGGCGCAGGACATCTGCGCCGAACAGGAGCCGCTGCTGGAGATCCGGCCGGGCACCGCGCACGCGAGCGCCTGCCACTTCGCCGAGACCCACGACGTGGTGCACGTGTAG
- a CDS encoding ABC transporter ATP-binding protein encodes MKKTSTSVLPAGGALGDEPLLAVDDLHVEFVTRQGVVKAVNGVSYSLNPGETLAVLGESGSGKSVTAQAIMGILDMPPARVPRGEIRFRGTDLLRLSEDARSQVRGQRIAMIFQDALSALNPVFTVGAQIGEMFRVHRGVSRREAEKKAIELMDRVRIPGAKQRVHDYPHQFSGGMRQRIMIAMSIALDPEVLIADEPTTALDVTVQAQIMELLAELQRESNMGLILITHDLGVVADVADKIAVMYGGRIVENALVHDIYRAPAHPYAKGLLDSIPRVDQKGQELYAIKGMPPNLLAMPSGCAFHPRCPYRQDNCVTEAPPLYEIGPTRSSACHYWREVLDGSHG; translated from the coding sequence GTGAAGAAGACGTCAACGTCGGTGTTGCCGGCCGGGGGAGCCCTGGGCGACGAGCCCCTGCTCGCCGTCGACGACCTGCACGTGGAGTTCGTCACCAGGCAGGGCGTCGTCAAGGCGGTCAACGGGGTCAGCTACTCGCTCAACCCCGGCGAGACGCTCGCGGTGCTCGGCGAGTCGGGCTCCGGCAAGTCGGTGACCGCGCAAGCGATCATGGGCATTCTCGACATGCCGCCGGCCCGCGTTCCCCGGGGCGAGATCCGCTTCCGGGGCACGGACCTGCTCAGGCTGTCGGAGGACGCCCGGTCCCAGGTCCGCGGGCAGCGGATCGCGATGATCTTCCAGGACGCGCTGTCCGCGCTCAACCCGGTGTTCACCGTGGGGGCGCAGATCGGTGAGATGTTCCGGGTGCACCGGGGGGTCTCCCGGCGCGAGGCCGAGAAGAAGGCCATCGAGCTGATGGACCGGGTCCGCATCCCCGGCGCGAAGCAGCGGGTGCACGACTACCCGCACCAGTTCTCCGGCGGCATGCGCCAGCGCATCATGATCGCGATGTCGATCGCGCTCGACCCGGAGGTGCTGATCGCCGACGAGCCGACCACCGCGCTCGACGTGACGGTGCAGGCGCAGATCATGGAGCTCCTCGCCGAGTTGCAGCGCGAGAGCAACATGGGCCTGATCCTCATCACCCACGACCTCGGCGTGGTGGCCGACGTCGCCGACAAGATCGCGGTCATGTACGGCGGGCGGATCGTGGAGAACGCCCTCGTGCACGACATCTACCGGGCACCGGCCCATCCGTACGCCAAGGGGCTGCTGGACTCGATCCCCCGGGTCGACCAGAAGGGCCAGGAACTGTACGCCATCAAGGGCATGCCGCCGAACCTGCTGGCGATGCCCTCGGGCTGTGCTTTCCACCCCCGGTGCCCCTACCGTCAGGACAACTGCGTCACCGAGGCGCCGCCTCTCTACGAGATCGGCCCGACGCGCAGCAGTGCATGTCACTACTGGAGGGAGGTCCTCGATGGCAGCCACGGGTGA
- a CDS encoding ABC transporter permease encodes MSDTLAPSAGRAKHGRKARPEKAASLWGDAWHDLRRRPLFIGSAVLIGIFLVMAVLPWLFTSVDPFNAANCQLADARKGMSGAHWFGTDNLGCDVYARTVYGARNSIVVGLSTTIVTAVVGGLLGLFAGFKGGAVDTLFSRITEVFFAIPSILGALLILAVFRTGNVWTVMLALAVLTWPMTFRIMRAAVITAKGQDYVLAARALGASAPRIMFRHILPNALAPVIVVATINLGTFIAAEAGLSFLGVGLRSPDISWGLMIADARERFLEAPGPLLFPALFLSLTVLAFIMLGDAVRDALDPKLR; translated from the coding sequence ATGAGTGACACCCTTGCCCCGTCCGCCGGGCGCGCCAAGCACGGCAGGAAGGCCCGGCCCGAGAAGGCCGCGAGCCTGTGGGGAGACGCCTGGCACGACCTGCGCCGCCGCCCGCTCTTCATCGGCTCCGCCGTGCTCATCGGCATCTTCCTCGTCATGGCGGTGCTTCCCTGGCTCTTCACCTCGGTGGACCCGTTCAACGCCGCGAACTGCCAGCTCGCCGACGCCCGCAAGGGCATGAGCGGCGCCCACTGGTTCGGCACCGACAACCTCGGCTGCGACGTCTACGCCCGCACGGTCTACGGCGCCCGAAACTCGATCGTGGTCGGCCTGTCGACCACGATCGTCACCGCGGTGGTCGGCGGACTGCTCGGCCTCTTCGCGGGGTTCAAGGGCGGCGCGGTGGACACCCTGTTCTCCCGGATCACCGAGGTCTTCTTCGCGATCCCGTCGATCCTGGGCGCCCTGCTCATCCTGGCCGTCTTCCGCACGGGCAACGTCTGGACCGTCATGCTGGCGCTGGCGGTGCTGACCTGGCCGATGACCTTCCGCATCATGCGGGCCGCGGTGATCACCGCCAAGGGCCAGGACTACGTGCTCGCGGCCCGGGCGCTCGGCGCCTCCGCGCCGCGGATCATGTTCCGGCACATCCTGCCGAACGCCCTCGCGCCCGTGATCGTGGTCGCCACGATCAACCTGGGCACGTTCATCGCCGCCGAGGCCGGTCTGTCGTTCCTCGGCGTGGGCCTGCGCTCTCCGGACATCTCGTGGGGACTCATGATCGCCGATGCCCGTGAGCGCTTCCTGGAGGCTCCGGGACCGCTGCTCTTCCCGGCGCTGTTCCTGAGCCTGACCGTGCTGGCCTTCATCATGCTGGGCGACGCGGTCCGCGACGCCCTCGACCCGAAGCTGCGGTAG
- a CDS encoding ABC transporter permease, which translates to MSRYIIRRLIQAIPVLLGATLLIYAIVFALPGDPIAALAGEKRMDPNIVAILREQYHLNDPFLVQYWYYLVGLFRGDFGTTFAGIPVTDIMAGKFQVTINLALMALVMEAIIGVGLGLYAALRHGKAQDSLVLASTLVLISVPTLVTGFVLQLLLGVKLGVDFFPVAGVAEGWRSYLLPGFVLAGVSIAYLTRLTRTSLVETLRADYIRTAVAKGLPRRRVVGRHALRNALIPLITYLGADLGTLMGGAVITETIFNLPGIGQQLFSSVYLREQSVVVGIVTVLVLIYILANLVVDLLYAVLDPRIRYE; encoded by the coding sequence ATGAGCCGTTACATCATCAGGCGCCTTATCCAGGCGATACCTGTTCTTCTGGGCGCCACCCTGCTCATCTACGCCATCGTCTTCGCGCTGCCCGGTGACCCCATCGCGGCGCTGGCGGGCGAGAAGCGGATGGACCCCAACATCGTGGCCATCCTGCGGGAGCAGTACCACCTGAACGACCCGTTCCTGGTGCAGTACTGGTACTACCTCGTGGGCCTGTTCCGCGGCGACTTCGGCACCACCTTCGCCGGGATCCCGGTCACCGACATCATGGCCGGCAAGTTCCAGGTGACCATCAACCTGGCCCTGATGGCGCTGGTCATGGAGGCGATCATCGGCGTCGGCCTCGGCCTCTACGCGGCGCTGCGCCACGGCAAGGCCCAGGACTCGCTGGTTCTCGCGTCCACGCTGGTGCTGATCTCGGTCCCCACGCTGGTCACCGGCTTCGTGCTCCAGCTGCTCCTGGGAGTGAAGCTGGGCGTCGACTTCTTCCCCGTCGCGGGCGTGGCGGAGGGCTGGCGCAGCTACCTGCTGCCCGGCTTCGTGCTCGCCGGGGTGTCGATCGCCTATCTCACCCGGCTCACCCGGACCAGCCTGGTGGAGACCCTGCGCGCCGACTACATCCGCACCGCGGTGGCCAAGGGCCTGCCCCGGCGCCGGGTCGTCGGCCGGCACGCGCTGCGCAACGCGCTGATCCCGCTGATCACCTATCTGGGCGCCGACCTCGGCACGTTGATGGGCGGCGCGGTGATCACTGAGACGATCTTCAACCTGCCCGGCATCGGCCAGCAGCTGTTCAGTTCGGTCTACCTGCGCGAACAGTCCGTGGTCGTCGGCATCGTGACGGTGCTGGTGCTGATCTACATCCTGGCCAACCTGGTCGTCGACCTGCTCTACGCCGTGCTCGACCCGAGGATCCGCTATGAGTGA
- a CDS encoding peptide ABC transporter substrate-binding protein — protein MRVTNGARIIAGTALLALGLAACGGESSTGGAAAGQPVRMELGEPQKLFYPGDTTESEGAEVLGAVFAPLVSYDENKQVVNDVAESIKTTDNKVWTIKLKPGYSWQDDAGTPLTAQNYVDAWNYAANQDNAQGANGFFSRVEGWADLNPGEGKTVSTKEMKGLKAVDDTTFKVTLTKPFSQFKTMLGYTAFYPLPKAAFGDDGKITDAYAKQPVGQGYFKMDAPYNKGTSQTIDLTRYDKFPGEKPKFDKLQFKLYTSAETAFNDLRAGNLDIHDSLPPSAVASAKAELGERYIDQADAGVGYIGFPLQYNKIYSDIRIREAISMAIDRKTIADMVFSGTRAPADDFINPLLDGYRQGACAVCTYDPAKAKAQYAAANGPKTLELGYNSDGPHKEWIEAVANNLRANLDVQVSVKPFEKFAAILDELDAKTYSGMFRMGWAIDYPSAENYLTPVFSTVAIKTGSNYAGWSNKEFDGLLAKGDAAATQKDGLKFYQQADDILIKDLPYIPVYFYRINAAFSQHVKGVKINLLNQVEWAQVEKVA, from the coding sequence ATGCGCGTTACTAACGGCGCACGGATCATCGCTGGTACCGCACTGCTCGCTCTCGGGCTGGCCGCGTGCGGCGGCGAGAGCTCCACCGGTGGGGCGGCGGCCGGCCAGCCCGTGCGCATGGAGCTCGGTGAGCCGCAGAAGCTCTTCTACCCCGGTGACACCACCGAGTCCGAGGGTGCCGAGGTGCTGGGCGCCGTCTTCGCCCCGCTGGTGAGCTATGACGAGAACAAGCAGGTCGTCAACGACGTCGCCGAGTCGATCAAGACGACCGACAACAAGGTGTGGACGATCAAGCTCAAGCCGGGCTACAGCTGGCAGGACGACGCCGGCACGCCGCTGACCGCGCAGAACTATGTCGACGCGTGGAACTACGCCGCCAACCAGGACAACGCCCAGGGCGCCAACGGCTTCTTCAGCCGCGTCGAGGGCTGGGCCGACCTGAACCCGGGCGAGGGCAAGACCGTCTCCACCAAGGAGATGAAGGGCCTGAAGGCCGTCGACGACACCACCTTCAAGGTCACCCTGACCAAGCCGTTCTCGCAGTTCAAGACGATGCTGGGCTACACGGCGTTCTACCCGCTGCCCAAGGCCGCCTTCGGTGACGACGGAAAGATCACCGATGCGTACGCCAAGCAGCCGGTCGGGCAGGGCTACTTCAAGATGGACGCGCCCTACAACAAGGGCACCTCCCAGACGATCGATCTGACCCGGTACGACAAGTTCCCCGGGGAGAAGCCGAAGTTCGACAAGCTGCAGTTCAAGCTCTACACGAGCGCCGAGACGGCGTTCAACGACCTGCGTGCCGGCAACCTGGACATCCACGACTCGCTGCCTCCCTCGGCGGTCGCCAGCGCCAAGGCCGAGCTCGGCGAGCGCTACATCGACCAGGCCGACGCCGGCGTCGGCTACATCGGTTTCCCGCTGCAGTACAACAAGATCTACTCGGACATCAGGATCCGCGAGGCCATCTCCATGGCCATCGACCGCAAGACGATCGCCGACATGGTCTTCTCGGGCACCCGCGCCCCGGCCGACGACTTCATCAACCCGCTGCTCGACGGCTACCGCCAGGGCGCCTGCGCGGTCTGCACCTACGACCCCGCCAAGGCCAAGGCGCAGTACGCCGCCGCGAACGGCCCGAAGACGCTGGAGCTGGGCTACAACTCCGACGGTCCGCACAAGGAGTGGATCGAGGCCGTCGCCAACAACCTCCGCGCCAACCTCGACGTCCAGGTCTCGGTGAAGCCGTTCGAGAAGTTCGCCGCGATCCTCGACGAGCTCGACGCGAAGACCTACAGCGGCATGTTCCGCATGGGCTGGGCGATCGACTACCCGTCCGCGGAGAACTACCTGACCCCGGTCTTCTCGACCGTCGCGATCAAGACCGGCTCCAACTACGCCGGCTGGTCCAACAAGGAGTTCGACGGCCTCCTGGCGAAGGGCGACGCCGCCGCGACGCAGAAGGACGGCCTGAAGTTCTACCAGCAGGCCGACGACATTCTGATCAAGGATCTGCCGTACATCCCGGTGTACTTCTACCGGATCAACGCGGCCTTCTCTCAGCATGTCAAGGGCGTTAAGATCAACCTCCTCAACCAGGTCGAGTGGGCCCAGGTCGAGAAGGTCGCCTGA